In Primulina eburnea isolate SZY01 chromosome 3, ASM2296580v1, whole genome shotgun sequence, one DNA window encodes the following:
- the LOC140827527 gene encoding CBL-interacting serine/threonine-protein kinase 8-like isoform X3 — MVIRKVGKYEVGRTIGEGTFAKVRFAQNTETGESVAMKVLDRATIIKHKMVDQVHHGRLSESESRRYFQHLIDGVDYCHSKGVYHRDLKPENLLLDSQGNLKISDFGLSALPAEGVDLLRTTCGTPNYVAPEVLSHKGYNGACADTWSCGVILYVLMAGYLPFDEIDLTTLYGKIEKAEFSCPSWFPVGARSLIHRILDPNPETRIRIEEIRNDEWFKRNYIPVKLPEIEDINLDDVDAAFDDPEEELPTEQQSQEDMGPLALNAFDMIILSQGLNLASLFDRRKESLQHQTRFVSQKEAKVVLSSMEVVAQSMGFKTHIRNYKMRVEGLSANRTSHFSAIMEIFQIAPTFIMVDIQKAAGEADEYLKFYKKFCSNLDDIIWTLPDETCKSRTTQTMSRRKL, encoded by the exons ATGGTGATAAGAAAAGTTGGGAAGTATGAGGTGGGGAGGACAATTGGAGAAGGGACGTTTGCAAAAGTGCGGTTTGCTCAGAATACAGAGACTGGAGAAAGCGTGGCCATGAAAGTGCTCGATCGCGCCACCATCATCAAACACAAGATGGTTGATCAG GTTCACCATGGGCGGCTCAGTGAATCTGAATCTCGAAGATACTTCCAGCACCTCATTGATGGCGTGGATTATTGCCACAGCAAGGGAGTCTATCACAGAGACTTGAAG CCTGAAAATCTATTACTAGATTCACAAGGAAATCTTAAAATATCTGATTTTGGGCTCAGCGCATTACCTGCAGAA GGAGTCGACCTTCTCCGGACAACCTGCGGTACACCTAATTATGTTGCGCCAGAG GTTCTTAGCCATAAGGGTTATAATGGTGCTTGTGCGGATACATGGTCATGTGGTGTGATCCTATATGTTCTGATGGCGGGGTATCTGCCATTTGATGAGATCGATCTTACAACACTTTATGGCAAG ATTGAGAAAGCAGAGTTTTCTTGTCCATCCTGGTTCCCAGTTGGAGCGAGGTCCTTGATCCATCGAATTTTAGACCCGAATCCTGAAACA CGGATTCGAATTGAAGAGATCCGAAATGATGAGTGGTTTAAAAGGAATTATATTCCAGTCAAACTTCCTGAAATTGAAGACATTAATTTAGATGATGTTGATGCAGCTTTTGATGATCCAGAG GAAGAATTGCCTACCGAGCAACAAAGTCAAGAGGATATGGGGCCTCTTGCTCTCAATgcatttgatatgattattctGTCGCAAGGATTAAACTTGGCATCATTGTTCGACCGCAGGAAG GAGTCACTTCAGCATCAGACTCGATTTGTTTCACAAAAGGAGGCTAAGGTTGTTTTGTCAAGTATGGAAGTTGTTGCACAATCAATGGGCTTTAAGACCCATATACGCAACTATAAG ATGAGAGTAGAAGGCCTTTCAGCAAACAGGACCTCACATTTCTCAGCAATTATGGAG ATATTTCAAATAGCTCCCACATTTATCATGGTTGACATTCAGAAAGCCGCTGGAGAAGCTGATGAATATCTCAAG TTCTACAAGAAATTCTGCAGCAATCTTGATGATATTATCTGGACTCTACCCGATGAAACATGCAAATCGAGGACTACTCAGACTATGAGTCGACGAAAATTGTGA
- the LOC140827527 gene encoding CBL-interacting serine/threonine-protein kinase 8-like isoform X2, protein MVIRKVGKYEVGRTIGEGTFAKVRFAQNTETGESVAMKVLDRATIIKHKMVDQIKREISIMKRVRHPHVVRLHEVHHGRLSESESRRYFQHLIDGVDYCHSKGVYHRDLKPENLLLDSQGNLKISDFGLSALPAEGVDLLRTTCGTPNYVAPEVLSHKGYNGACADTWSCGVILYVLMAGYLPFDEIDLTTLYGKIEKAEFSCPSWFPVGARSLIHRILDPNPETRIRIEEIRNDEWFKRNYIPVKLPEIEDINLDDVDAAFDDPEEELPTEQQSQEDMGPLALNAFDMIILSQGLNLASLFDRRKESLQHQTRFVSQKEAKVVLSSMEVVAQSMGFKTHIRNYKMRVEGLSANRTSHFSAIMEIFQIAPTFIMVDIQKAAGEADEYLKFYKKFCSNLDDIIWTLPDETCKSRTTQTMSRRKL, encoded by the exons ATGGTGATAAGAAAAGTTGGGAAGTATGAGGTGGGGAGGACAATTGGAGAAGGGACGTTTGCAAAAGTGCGGTTTGCTCAGAATACAGAGACTGGAGAAAGCGTGGCCATGAAAGTGCTCGATCGCGCCACCATCATCAAACACAAGATGGTTGATCAG ATAAAGAGAGAGATATCTATAATGAAGCGTGTTAGACATCCTCATGTTGTTCGTTTACACGAG GTTCACCATGGGCGGCTCAGTGAATCTGAATCTCGAAGATACTTCCAGCACCTCATTGATGGCGTGGATTATTGCCACAGCAAGGGAGTCTATCACAGAGACTTGAAG CCTGAAAATCTATTACTAGATTCACAAGGAAATCTTAAAATATCTGATTTTGGGCTCAGCGCATTACCTGCAGAA GGAGTCGACCTTCTCCGGACAACCTGCGGTACACCTAATTATGTTGCGCCAGAG GTTCTTAGCCATAAGGGTTATAATGGTGCTTGTGCGGATACATGGTCATGTGGTGTGATCCTATATGTTCTGATGGCGGGGTATCTGCCATTTGATGAGATCGATCTTACAACACTTTATGGCAAG ATTGAGAAAGCAGAGTTTTCTTGTCCATCCTGGTTCCCAGTTGGAGCGAGGTCCTTGATCCATCGAATTTTAGACCCGAATCCTGAAACA CGGATTCGAATTGAAGAGATCCGAAATGATGAGTGGTTTAAAAGGAATTATATTCCAGTCAAACTTCCTGAAATTGAAGACATTAATTTAGATGATGTTGATGCAGCTTTTGATGATCCAGAG GAAGAATTGCCTACCGAGCAACAAAGTCAAGAGGATATGGGGCCTCTTGCTCTCAATgcatttgatatgattattctGTCGCAAGGATTAAACTTGGCATCATTGTTCGACCGCAGGAAG GAGTCACTTCAGCATCAGACTCGATTTGTTTCACAAAAGGAGGCTAAGGTTGTTTTGTCAAGTATGGAAGTTGTTGCACAATCAATGGGCTTTAAGACCCATATACGCAACTATAAG ATGAGAGTAGAAGGCCTTTCAGCAAACAGGACCTCACATTTCTCAGCAATTATGGAG ATATTTCAAATAGCTCCCACATTTATCATGGTTGACATTCAGAAAGCCGCTGGAGAAGCTGATGAATATCTCAAG TTCTACAAGAAATTCTGCAGCAATCTTGATGATATTATCTGGACTCTACCCGATGAAACATGCAAATCGAGGACTACTCAGACTATGAGTCGACGAAAATTGTGA
- the LOC140827527 gene encoding CBL-interacting serine/threonine-protein kinase 8-like isoform X4, with the protein MLFVYTRHDSESRVIASRTKIYIILEFITGGELFDKIVHHGRLSESESRRYFQHLIDGVDYCHSKGVYHRDLKPENLLLDSQGNLKISDFGLSALPAEGVDLLRTTCGTPNYVAPEVLSHKGYNGACADTWSCGVILYVLMAGYLPFDEIDLTTLYGKIEKAEFSCPSWFPVGARSLIHRILDPNPETRIRIEEIRNDEWFKRNYIPVKLPEIEDINLDDVDAAFDDPEEELPTEQQSQEDMGPLALNAFDMIILSQGLNLASLFDRRKESLQHQTRFVSQKEAKVVLSSMEVVAQSMGFKTHIRNYKMRVEGLSANRTSHFSAIMEIFQIAPTFIMVDIQKAAGEADEYLKFYKKFCSNLDDIIWTLPDETCKSRTTQTMSRRKL; encoded by the exons ATGTTGTTCGTTTACACGAGGCATGACTCAGAATCAAGA GTCATAGCAAGCCGCACAAAGATTTACATCATCTTGGAATTTATCACTGGTGGTGAATTGTTTGATAAAATT GTTCACCATGGGCGGCTCAGTGAATCTGAATCTCGAAGATACTTCCAGCACCTCATTGATGGCGTGGATTATTGCCACAGCAAGGGAGTCTATCACAGAGACTTGAAG CCTGAAAATCTATTACTAGATTCACAAGGAAATCTTAAAATATCTGATTTTGGGCTCAGCGCATTACCTGCAGAA GGAGTCGACCTTCTCCGGACAACCTGCGGTACACCTAATTATGTTGCGCCAGAG GTTCTTAGCCATAAGGGTTATAATGGTGCTTGTGCGGATACATGGTCATGTGGTGTGATCCTATATGTTCTGATGGCGGGGTATCTGCCATTTGATGAGATCGATCTTACAACACTTTATGGCAAG ATTGAGAAAGCAGAGTTTTCTTGTCCATCCTGGTTCCCAGTTGGAGCGAGGTCCTTGATCCATCGAATTTTAGACCCGAATCCTGAAACA CGGATTCGAATTGAAGAGATCCGAAATGATGAGTGGTTTAAAAGGAATTATATTCCAGTCAAACTTCCTGAAATTGAAGACATTAATTTAGATGATGTTGATGCAGCTTTTGATGATCCAGAG GAAGAATTGCCTACCGAGCAACAAAGTCAAGAGGATATGGGGCCTCTTGCTCTCAATgcatttgatatgattattctGTCGCAAGGATTAAACTTGGCATCATTGTTCGACCGCAGGAAG GAGTCACTTCAGCATCAGACTCGATTTGTTTCACAAAAGGAGGCTAAGGTTGTTTTGTCAAGTATGGAAGTTGTTGCACAATCAATGGGCTTTAAGACCCATATACGCAACTATAAG ATGAGAGTAGAAGGCCTTTCAGCAAACAGGACCTCACATTTCTCAGCAATTATGGAG ATATTTCAAATAGCTCCCACATTTATCATGGTTGACATTCAGAAAGCCGCTGGAGAAGCTGATGAATATCTCAAG TTCTACAAGAAATTCTGCAGCAATCTTGATGATATTATCTGGACTCTACCCGATGAAACATGCAAATCGAGGACTACTCAGACTATGAGTCGACGAAAATTGTGA
- the LOC140827527 gene encoding CBL-interacting serine/threonine-protein kinase 8-like isoform X1, whose protein sequence is MVIRKVGKYEVGRTIGEGTFAKVRFAQNTETGESVAMKVLDRATIIKHKMVDQIKREISIMKRVRHPHVVRLHEVIASRTKIYIILEFITGGELFDKIVHHGRLSESESRRYFQHLIDGVDYCHSKGVYHRDLKPENLLLDSQGNLKISDFGLSALPAEGVDLLRTTCGTPNYVAPEVLSHKGYNGACADTWSCGVILYVLMAGYLPFDEIDLTTLYGKIEKAEFSCPSWFPVGARSLIHRILDPNPETRIRIEEIRNDEWFKRNYIPVKLPEIEDINLDDVDAAFDDPEEELPTEQQSQEDMGPLALNAFDMIILSQGLNLASLFDRRKESLQHQTRFVSQKEAKVVLSSMEVVAQSMGFKTHIRNYKMRVEGLSANRTSHFSAIMEIFQIAPTFIMVDIQKAAGEADEYLKFYKKFCSNLDDIIWTLPDETCKSRTTQTMSRRKL, encoded by the exons ATGGTGATAAGAAAAGTTGGGAAGTATGAGGTGGGGAGGACAATTGGAGAAGGGACGTTTGCAAAAGTGCGGTTTGCTCAGAATACAGAGACTGGAGAAAGCGTGGCCATGAAAGTGCTCGATCGCGCCACCATCATCAAACACAAGATGGTTGATCAG ATAAAGAGAGAGATATCTATAATGAAGCGTGTTAGACATCCTCATGTTGTTCGTTTACACGAG GTCATAGCAAGCCGCACAAAGATTTACATCATCTTGGAATTTATCACTGGTGGTGAATTGTTTGATAAAATT GTTCACCATGGGCGGCTCAGTGAATCTGAATCTCGAAGATACTTCCAGCACCTCATTGATGGCGTGGATTATTGCCACAGCAAGGGAGTCTATCACAGAGACTTGAAG CCTGAAAATCTATTACTAGATTCACAAGGAAATCTTAAAATATCTGATTTTGGGCTCAGCGCATTACCTGCAGAA GGAGTCGACCTTCTCCGGACAACCTGCGGTACACCTAATTATGTTGCGCCAGAG GTTCTTAGCCATAAGGGTTATAATGGTGCTTGTGCGGATACATGGTCATGTGGTGTGATCCTATATGTTCTGATGGCGGGGTATCTGCCATTTGATGAGATCGATCTTACAACACTTTATGGCAAG ATTGAGAAAGCAGAGTTTTCTTGTCCATCCTGGTTCCCAGTTGGAGCGAGGTCCTTGATCCATCGAATTTTAGACCCGAATCCTGAAACA CGGATTCGAATTGAAGAGATCCGAAATGATGAGTGGTTTAAAAGGAATTATATTCCAGTCAAACTTCCTGAAATTGAAGACATTAATTTAGATGATGTTGATGCAGCTTTTGATGATCCAGAG GAAGAATTGCCTACCGAGCAACAAAGTCAAGAGGATATGGGGCCTCTTGCTCTCAATgcatttgatatgattattctGTCGCAAGGATTAAACTTGGCATCATTGTTCGACCGCAGGAAG GAGTCACTTCAGCATCAGACTCGATTTGTTTCACAAAAGGAGGCTAAGGTTGTTTTGTCAAGTATGGAAGTTGTTGCACAATCAATGGGCTTTAAGACCCATATACGCAACTATAAG ATGAGAGTAGAAGGCCTTTCAGCAAACAGGACCTCACATTTCTCAGCAATTATGGAG ATATTTCAAATAGCTCCCACATTTATCATGGTTGACATTCAGAAAGCCGCTGGAGAAGCTGATGAATATCTCAAG TTCTACAAGAAATTCTGCAGCAATCTTGATGATATTATCTGGACTCTACCCGATGAAACATGCAAATCGAGGACTACTCAGACTATGAGTCGACGAAAATTGTGA